The window GCGCCCTATGTGAAAGAAAGCAAAATTTCGCTGGGCATGGCGTTGAGGGAACATCACCACCTCAGCATCAATGGAACCGAACTGGTGATCGGCGAAATTCTGCAGGTGCAGTTGCCGTCAGAGTGTCTGATGCAGGATGGTTTTGTGGATATCGAAAAAGCCGAAACAGTGGCGCTGTCCGGGCTCGACAGCTATCACCGCAGCCAGCGCCTGGCCCGACTGAGTTACGCCAAACCGGATGCGCCCTTGAGTGAGATAGAATAGCGGGATAACGCTGACGCTAGTCCGCAATCATGCGCAGCGCCCAGTCTGGCGTAGTCTCTCCCCACTGTACTGGACGGCCATGCTCCAGTTTGACGATAAACTGATAAGGCGCTTCTGCGCTGGTGTTATCGAAGAAATACGCGAAGTCGACGAAATTGATAGCAGCGCTGACGTTTTCCCGTAGTCTTGGCAGACGGCGGCGCAGACGCTCTTCCGGCACGTCGTGGCCGCCAGCGCGTACGCGCTGGGAGACTCTGTTGACGTGCAGGTCTTCCAGCTGCAAATGAATGTAAACCAGCGTGATTTCATAGCCATGGCGCTTGGCTGACAGCAAAAGGTCGACTTTGGATGGGTGGGAAAATACGGTTTCCATGCAGAAGGAGCGCCGCTCGCGCAAGAGCTGTTCGCGCAGCGCTTGCGCCTCTTGAGCCGCCCGTAAGGTGACTTCGTCATCAATGGTCTGGGCGTAACCTTTGGCGATCTCATCCGCGTTGACGAAAGGGATGTCCAGGTGTGCGAGTTTGTGCTTGTAAAAAGTGCTTTTGCCTGCGCCGTTGCCGCCGACGAGGACCCATAAAACCGGTTTACGTCTCACTCTCCGTCCTTATTGTTGTGTTTCCGTATGATGAATGACGATCGGGTCAGTCAGGGCTCGTAACGTTTGATTGATTCGCCGTCCTCGCTGCCGTAATAACTGTCATCGCGCTCTTTCAGTTCGTCCGTCACCGAGCTGAAGTCGTCGTCAATGAACTGATCGAACAGCGTGCGGGACGCCATCAGTCGCTCGTCGTTGTTCAGGTTGTCTATCTGCATCTCGCCGGACAGGAAGTTTCTGATGCGCTCATAAGATAAAACGCCGGAACGCTCCACCATCTGGCCAATCTTGGCCCAGTGCTCGATCTGGCCCTGGACGGAGCGGTGCGCGCCTTTGGCTTCACGCCTGGCGCTGTCAATGAGAAGGTCGTCGATTCGGACGGACTGGGGCATGGCGGGCTCCAACAACTTGAGTGTCGATAATGAACAAATTATAGACGTAATCGCAAAATGCGATCAAGGTTTGTTTAGGGCGCCGCCATGCTTTGCCGCTTTGTCAGCCACCGGCTTTCTTGGCGGTGAAACCCTTCTTTTTAAGCTCTTCCACGATCAGATCACGATGATCGCCCTGAATTTCAATCACTCCGTCTTTGACTGTGCCGCCAACGCCGCATTTCTGTTTCAGATGCTTGGCCAGGTTCTTTAATTCTTCGCCCGCCAGCAGAACGCCTTTCACTACCGTGACGCCTTTGCCTTTTCTACCGGCGGTTTCACGGCTGACCCGCACCACGCCATCGCCCTGGGGGGCGGCGGTTTGACCGCAAACGCAGGCGTCCACTGGTTTGCCGCAATCCGGACACATCCGACCAAACTCTGTGGAGTAAACCAGTCCGGAGTTTTTTGCGCTTTTCT is drawn from Hahella sp. KA22 and contains these coding sequences:
- a CDS encoding AAA family ATPase; protein product: MRRKPVLWVLVGGNGAGKSTFYKHKLAHLDIPFVNADEIAKGYAQTIDDEVTLRAAQEAQALREQLLRERRSFCMETVFSHPSKVDLLLSAKRHGYEITLVYIHLQLEDLHVNRVSQRVRAGGHDVPEERLRRRLPRLRENVSAAINFVDFAYFFDNTSAEAPYQFIVKLEHGRPVQWGETTPDWALRMIAD
- a CDS encoding ParD-like family protein is translated as MPQSVRIDDLLIDSARREAKGAHRSVQGQIEHWAKIGQMVERSGVLSYERIRNFLSGEMQIDNLNNDERLMASRTLFDQFIDDDFSSVTDELKERDDSYYGSEDGESIKRYEP
- a CDS encoding translation initiation factor Sui1, which encodes MSKKSAKNSGLVYSTEFGRMCPDCGKPVDACVCGQTAAPQGDGVVRVSRETAGRKGKGVTVVKGVLLAGEELKNLAKHLKQKCGVGGTVKDGVIEIQGDHRDLIVEELKKKGFTAKKAGG